The Hyphococcus flavus genome contains a region encoding:
- a CDS encoding 4-(cytidine 5'-diphospho)-2-C-methyl-D-erythritol kinase: MIVETAPAKINLYLHVGPLRSDGFHELASLFVFASKGDIVQVEASNNITLEITGPYAEELAGAPVKENLVWRAAEALRSATQTNHGAAITLNKQLPVAAGVGGGSADAAAALRALGRLWKVDISTDALERLAFRLGADVPACLYRSPVSVTGAGERVEAGPALPPLWCCLVNPGVPMPTGPIFRAFDTAYKNPKLPETVVMGRVDYTTLSFALQQTSNDLEPFACERAPVILSVLEQMRSAPGAMLARMSGSGATCFGLFSSGAAAERAAQKARGHGWWALASALHVR; encoded by the coding sequence ACTTGCCAGCCTTTTTGTGTTCGCAAGCAAGGGAGACATTGTTCAGGTTGAAGCCAGCAATAATATAACCCTTGAAATAACCGGCCCTTATGCGGAAGAGCTTGCCGGCGCTCCTGTTAAAGAAAATCTTGTATGGCGAGCCGCTGAGGCGTTGCGGTCTGCAACCCAGACTAATCATGGCGCCGCCATTACATTAAATAAACAACTTCCCGTAGCGGCGGGTGTCGGCGGCGGTTCAGCTGATGCGGCTGCTGCTTTGCGTGCGCTGGGGCGGCTCTGGAAAGTGGACATATCAACCGACGCGCTGGAACGTCTTGCATTTCGGCTTGGCGCCGATGTGCCGGCTTGTTTGTATCGGTCGCCAGTCAGTGTGACAGGCGCAGGCGAACGGGTTGAAGCTGGCCCAGCGTTGCCGCCACTGTGGTGCTGTCTGGTAAATCCAGGGGTTCCCATGCCCACCGGACCAATCTTTCGCGCATTCGATACAGCCTATAAGAACCCGAAACTTCCGGAAACCGTTGTGATGGGGAGGGTCGACTACACCACGCTTAGTTTCGCGCTTCAGCAAACCAGCAATGATTTAGAACCTTTCGCATGCGAAAGAGCGCCGGTCATATTAAGCGTCTTGGAGCAAATGCGATCCGCGCCCGGCGCTATGCTGGCGCGCATGTCTGGCAGTGGCGCGACATGTTTTGGTTTATTTTCTTCCGGCGCGGCGGCTGAAAGGGCCGCACAAAAAGCGCGCGGACATGGCTGGTGGGCCTTGGCCTCGGCGCTCCATGTACGCTAA
- a CDS encoding glycosyltransferase family 4 protein, producing the protein MMETTLTEPFILAAAVSLTIAVAFCTSLFASQSRRFLDQPNERSSHSLATPRTGGLAIIGGWLTGLFILGAFSSDLDFARKAGWLALFAGLALGLGLADDKFNLSPSWKFAGQVLIAAGFAAVFGPFELFPAPVVGDLRLPVFWGVMITVIWVVGFMNVFNFMDGANGLASGAAVVGLVWIAVIAAGAGAGIIFAPAFLLAVAVLGFLPLNIRRGKIFMGDNGSQSVGFLISAIAVAGVNLSDGRMSALIAPVIFMPFIFDVSWTLVSRFIRKQNIFEAHREHLYQLLMRNGASHVEVAVIYMTLIGLCAAAALLMLALPYSLQWLVPSALAASFILGASVVYSRAYRDGLLSTVRAQKPLDEPQIKQKPLRAAE; encoded by the coding sequence ATGATGGAGACGACGCTGACCGAACCCTTTATTCTTGCAGCGGCTGTGTCTTTGACTATTGCCGTGGCGTTTTGCACGAGCTTGTTTGCCTCCCAATCGCGCCGGTTTCTCGACCAACCCAATGAAAGATCGAGTCATTCATTAGCGACGCCGCGCACAGGCGGCCTTGCAATTATTGGCGGGTGGCTGACGGGGCTGTTTATTTTAGGCGCGTTTTCATCGGATTTGGACTTCGCGCGAAAAGCAGGCTGGTTGGCCCTTTTTGCTGGCTTGGCGTTGGGGCTGGGTTTGGCGGACGACAAATTTAACCTCTCGCCTTCCTGGAAATTCGCCGGCCAGGTTCTTATCGCCGCGGGCTTCGCAGCTGTTTTTGGTCCGTTCGAATTGTTTCCTGCGCCTGTTGTCGGGGACTTACGCCTTCCTGTCTTTTGGGGCGTCATGATCACAGTGATTTGGGTCGTTGGTTTCATGAATGTTTTTAATTTCATGGATGGCGCCAACGGGCTCGCGTCTGGCGCTGCGGTCGTCGGGCTTGTATGGATCGCTGTCATTGCTGCTGGCGCAGGGGCAGGGATAATCTTTGCGCCCGCTTTTCTCCTTGCCGTAGCGGTATTGGGATTTTTGCCGCTCAATATTCGTCGCGGCAAAATATTCATGGGCGACAATGGCAGTCAGTCGGTTGGTTTTCTGATTTCAGCGATTGCTGTTGCGGGGGTGAATCTTTCGGATGGGCGCATGAGCGCCCTCATCGCGCCAGTAATTTTCATGCCGTTTATCTTTGACGTTTCCTGGACTCTAGTCTCTCGTTTTATTAGGAAACAGAACATATTCGAGGCGCACCGGGAACATCTATATCAGTTGCTGATGCGTAACGGTGCTTCTCATGTGGAGGTTGCTGTGATTTACATGACGCTAATCGGCTTGTGTGCAGCTGCAGCTCTGTTGATGCTGGCGTTGCCGTATTCATTGCAATGGTTAGTGCCTAGCGCTCTCGCAGCCAGTTTTATTCTCGGCGCCTCTGTCGTTTACAGCCGAGCCTACCGCGATGGCCTTCTCTCTACGGTGCGCGCCCAAAAACCTTTGGACGAGCCGCAAATAAAACAAAAGCCGCTACGCGCTGCTGAATGA